The Xanthomonas indica genome has a segment encoding these proteins:
- a CDS encoding peptidylprolyl isomerase codes for MTKTLSVFLAALMAVAGVSAPAAAQQTQPLDRIAAVVDEDVVLQSELDRAVRNVKAQYAGREAQLPPDNVLQRQVLERLILVKLQVARANSTGIRVGDDELNRAIASIAQQNGTDVDGLRKKLAADGMSYTDFRNSVRDEITVQRLRQSFAQSRINVSEAEVDAALAQQATTGAQYHLAHILVGLPEGATAEQIKTAQGKIDGVKNLIDKGEIDFNAAAVRYSDSPNALEGGDLGWRSLDEIPNAFAQLIRDMKPGQVVGPLRGPSGFQLLKLVEVRDASANPEKKTVTEYHARHILIRVNDAQPDAAAKAKIETLRARIAGGADFQAVAKEASEDTNSRSQGGDLGWFPADAFGPDFGQHVASLQDGQISQPFRTEAGWHIVQRVGERQTDVTSDTQRAQVRETIGRRKLEEEYNRFLQEMRGEAYVDMRVGNTDAATAPAATPAPAPAAKP; via the coding sequence ATGACCAAGACCCTTTCTGTTTTTCTCGCCGCCCTGATGGCGGTCGCCGGCGTGTCCGCTCCGGCCGCCGCGCAACAAACCCAACCGCTGGACCGCATCGCCGCGGTGGTCGACGAGGATGTCGTGCTGCAGAGCGAGCTGGATCGTGCCGTGCGCAACGTGAAGGCACAGTATGCCGGCCGCGAGGCGCAGCTGCCGCCGGATAACGTGCTGCAGCGGCAGGTGCTCGAGCGCCTGATCCTGGTCAAGCTGCAGGTCGCGCGCGCCAACAGCACCGGCATCCGCGTCGGCGACGACGAGCTGAACCGCGCCATCGCCAGCATCGCCCAGCAGAACGGCACCGATGTGGACGGCCTGCGCAAGAAGCTGGCCGCCGACGGCATGTCCTACACCGACTTCCGCAACTCGGTGCGCGACGAAATCACCGTGCAGCGCCTGCGCCAGAGTTTCGCGCAGAGCCGCATCAACGTCAGCGAGGCCGAAGTGGACGCGGCGCTGGCGCAGCAGGCCACCACCGGCGCCCAGTACCACCTGGCGCACATCCTGGTCGGCCTGCCGGAAGGTGCGACCGCCGAGCAGATCAAGACCGCCCAGGGCAAGATCGACGGGGTCAAGAACCTGATCGACAAGGGCGAGATCGACTTCAACGCCGCCGCGGTGCGCTACTCCGACAGCCCCAACGCGCTGGAAGGCGGCGACCTGGGCTGGCGCAGCCTCGACGAAATCCCCAATGCGTTCGCGCAGCTGATCCGCGACATGAAGCCAGGCCAGGTGGTCGGCCCGCTGCGCGGCCCCAGCGGCTTCCAGTTGCTGAAGCTGGTCGAGGTGCGCGATGCCTCGGCCAATCCGGAAAAGAAGACGGTCACCGAGTACCACGCCCGGCACATCCTGATCCGGGTCAACGACGCGCAGCCCGATGCGGCCGCCAAGGCCAAGATCGAGACCCTGCGTGCGCGCATCGCCGGCGGCGCCGACTTCCAGGCCGTGGCCAAGGAAGCCTCCGAAGACACCAACAGCCGCAGCCAGGGTGGCGACCTGGGCTGGTTCCCGGCCGACGCGTTCGGCCCGGACTTCGGCCAGCACGTGGCGAGCCTGCAGGACGGCCAGATCTCGCAGCCGTTCCGTACCGAGGCCGGCTGGCACATCGTGCAGCGCGTCGGCGAGCGCCAGACCGACGTGACCAGCGACACCCAGCGCGCCCAGGTCCGCGAAACCATCGGCCGCCGCAAGCTGGAAGAGGAATACAACCGCTTCCTGCAGGAAATGCGCGGCGAAGCCTACGTCGACATGCGCGTGGGCAACACCGACGCCGCGACTGCGCCGGCCGCCACGCCGGCGCCGGCGCCCGCCGCCAAGCCCTGA
- a CDS encoding histone deacetylase family protein, with product MLIYTHPACLGHAPGPEHPERPERLDAVTSALRDAFPALEWREAPLAKLGDLARVHERDLIDRVLADLDGPQMLDVDTVLSPGSRAAALRAAGAGVAAVDAVMHGASDTAFCAVRPPGHHATADTAMGFCLFNNVAVAAAHARDAHGLERIAIVDFDVHHGNGTQAIFEREPKVQYLSTHQSGLFPHTGGVHDRGVGNLHNALLPPGSGGFRFRNTWADQMLPLLDAFKPQLLLISAGFDAHMRDPLADLMLETEDFGWITAELRAVAQRHARGRVVSLLEGGYDLQALREGSVAHVDALR from the coding sequence ATGCTGATCTACACCCACCCTGCCTGCCTGGGGCACGCGCCCGGGCCGGAACACCCGGAACGGCCGGAGCGCCTGGACGCGGTGACCAGCGCGCTGCGCGACGCCTTTCCGGCGCTGGAATGGCGCGAGGCACCGCTGGCCAAGCTCGGCGACCTGGCCCGGGTGCATGAGCGCGACCTGATCGACCGCGTCCTGGCCGACCTCGACGGCCCGCAGATGCTCGACGTGGACACGGTTCTCTCGCCCGGCTCGCGCGCCGCCGCGCTGCGCGCCGCCGGCGCCGGCGTCGCCGCAGTGGACGCGGTGATGCACGGCGCCAGCGACACCGCGTTCTGTGCGGTGCGCCCGCCCGGCCATCACGCCACAGCCGACACCGCGATGGGCTTCTGCCTGTTCAACAACGTCGCGGTCGCCGCCGCCCACGCCCGCGATGCGCATGGCCTGGAGCGGATCGCCATCGTCGATTTCGACGTGCATCACGGCAACGGCACGCAGGCGATCTTCGAGCGCGAGCCGAAGGTGCAGTACCTCAGCACCCACCAGTCCGGGCTGTTCCCGCACACCGGCGGGGTCCACGACCGCGGCGTCGGCAACCTGCACAACGCGCTGCTGCCGCCGGGCAGCGGCGGCTTCCGCTTCCGCAACACCTGGGCCGACCAGATGCTGCCGCTGCTGGACGCCTTCAAGCCGCAGTTGCTGCTGATTTCGGCCGGCTTCGACGCTCACATGCGCGACCCGCTGGCCGACCTGATGCTGGAGACCGAGGACTTCGGCTGGATCACCGCCGAACTGCGCGCGGTGGCGCAGCGGCACGCGCGCGGCCGGGTGGTGTCCCTGCTGGAAGGCGGCTACGACCTGCAGGCGCTGCGCGAGGGCAGCGTCGCCCACGTCGACGCGCTGCGCTGA
- a CDS encoding cob(I)yrinic acid a,c-diamide adenosyltransferase yields the protein MGNRLSKIYTRTGDDGSTGLGDGNRVGKDSARVAAYGTVDEANSAIGVVLACPLAEDVRQLLTAIQHQLFDLGGELCIPGHAAIQAADIDALERHLDRYNDTLPALQDFILPAGGEAAARCHLARTIVRRAERETVALSRQDAVRPEAVRYLNRLSDLLFVLARVLARADGHGEVLWRHDRRQA from the coding sequence ATGGGCAACCGCCTCTCCAAGATCTACACCCGCACCGGCGACGACGGCAGCACCGGCCTGGGCGACGGCAACCGGGTCGGCAAGGACTCGGCGCGGGTCGCCGCCTACGGCACCGTGGACGAAGCCAACTCGGCGATCGGCGTGGTCCTGGCCTGTCCGCTGGCCGAGGACGTGCGGCAGCTGCTGACCGCGATCCAGCACCAGTTGTTCGATCTTGGCGGCGAGCTGTGCATCCCCGGCCACGCCGCGATCCAGGCCGCCGACATCGACGCGCTGGAACGGCACCTGGACCGCTACAACGACACCCTGCCGGCGCTGCAGGACTTCATCCTGCCCGCCGGCGGCGAGGCCGCGGCGCGCTGCCACCTGGCCCGCACCATCGTGCGCCGCGCCGAGCGCGAGACGGTGGCGTTGTCGCGCCAGGACGCCGTGCGCCCGGAAGCGGTGCGCTACCTCAACCGGCTCTCCGACCTGCTGTTCGTGCTGGCGCGGGTGCTGGCACGGGCCGACGGCCACGGCGAAGTGCTGTGGCGCCACGACCGGCGCCAGGCCTGA
- the ubiH gene encoding 2-octaprenyl-6-methoxyphenyl hydroxylase, giving the protein MSKRHDVVIVGGGLVGASLAIALDRLGIDVGLVEAAPPGALPPVFDQRNLSFAAATVNALGALGVMQRLRAPTGPIRRIHVSRAGDFGRVRLEAADYGREAFGQVVVARDFGEALEASLAATTRLTRYRPAQFVALEADTEEGVRRLRIVHDGSEQVLHARLLVGADGSASAVREALGVAATRHDFQQTLFVARVRGSRQPDGTAYERFRDDGPTALLPRGDRHYGAIHAVAAEDADAVAALDEGAWLQRLQDALGWRVGRLLGSGERSAYPIVQVLAERLTDARAVLLGNAAQTLHPLGAQGFNLGLRDALTLAELIERDGTDPGAPALLQQYAQRREQDRQRTVAFSGGLARLTANPTPLLRPLRSLGLLVAAQAAPLQSFLVGGAMGFRGDVPQLCREALA; this is encoded by the coding sequence ATGAGCAAACGACATGACGTAGTGATCGTCGGCGGCGGCCTGGTCGGCGCCAGCCTGGCCATCGCCCTGGACCGGCTGGGGATCGACGTGGGCCTGGTCGAGGCCGCGCCGCCGGGCGCGTTGCCGCCGGTGTTCGACCAGCGCAACCTCAGCTTCGCCGCCGCCACGGTCAACGCGCTGGGCGCGCTCGGGGTGATGCAGCGGCTGCGCGCGCCGACCGGGCCGATTCGCCGTATTCATGTCAGCCGCGCGGGGGATTTCGGTCGGGTCCGGCTGGAGGCCGCCGACTACGGGCGCGAGGCCTTCGGCCAGGTGGTGGTCGCGCGCGACTTCGGCGAGGCGCTGGAGGCCAGTCTGGCCGCGACCACGCGGCTCACCCGCTATCGCCCGGCGCAGTTCGTGGCGCTGGAGGCCGACACCGAGGAGGGCGTACGCCGCCTGCGCATCGTGCACGACGGCAGCGAGCAGGTCCTGCACGCGCGCCTGCTGGTCGGTGCCGACGGCAGTGCCAGCGCGGTGCGCGAGGCCTTGGGCGTCGCCGCAACGCGCCACGATTTCCAGCAGACCCTGTTCGTAGCGCGGGTGCGCGGCAGCCGCCAGCCCGACGGCACCGCCTACGAGCGCTTCCGCGACGACGGCCCGACCGCACTGCTGCCGCGTGGCGACCGCCATTACGGCGCGATCCACGCCGTCGCCGCCGAGGACGCGGACGCGGTGGCCGCGCTGGACGAAGGCGCCTGGCTGCAGCGGCTGCAGGACGCGCTGGGCTGGCGCGTCGGCCGCCTGCTCGGCAGCGGCGAGCGCAGCGCCTACCCGATCGTGCAGGTGCTGGCCGAGCGGCTGACCGACGCGCGCGCGGTGCTGCTGGGCAATGCCGCGCAGACCTTGCACCCGCTGGGCGCGCAGGGCTTCAACCTGGGCCTGCGCGATGCGCTGACGCTGGCCGAACTGATCGAACGCGACGGCACCGACCCGGGCGCGCCGGCGCTGCTGCAGCAGTACGCGCAGCGCCGCGAGCAGGATCGCCAGCGCACGGTGGCGTTCTCCGGCGGACTGGCGCGGCTGACCGCCAATCCGACCCCGCTGCTGCGCCCGCTGCGCAGCCTGGGCCTGCTGGTGGCGGCGCAGGCCGCGCCGCTGCAGTCGTTCCTGGTCGGCGGCGCGATGGGGTTCCGCGGCGACGTGCCGCAGCTGTGCCGGGAGGCGCTCGCATGA
- a CDS encoding SMP-30/gluconolactonase/LRE family protein, which yields MRCRPLLAALALLLAASASAQEPLFHARDLVGDGIFTDKIEGPATGPDGALYVVNFAHDGSIGRVQRDADGRGQATLFVDLPEGSIGNGIRFDRRGRMYVADYGQHRILRIALRSKRIEVYATLPGAFQPNDIAMAPDGTLYASDPDWKHDGGQLWRIDRDRSAHLIETGMGTTNGIEVSPDGKRLYVNESVQRRIWVYDRAADGSVSNKQLFASFADAGLDGMRCDVDGNLYVARYDAGKVIVLAPDGTLLHEVATKGRKPTNLAFGGADGRDIDVTLQDRGAIETFRSDRPGREYGREHGR from the coding sequence ATGCGCTGCCGCCCCTTGCTCGCCGCCCTCGCCCTGCTGCTGGCTGCCTCCGCCAGCGCGCAGGAGCCTCTGTTCCATGCCCGCGACCTGGTCGGCGATGGCATCTTCACCGACAAGATCGAAGGCCCTGCGACGGGTCCCGATGGTGCGCTGTACGTGGTCAACTTCGCCCACGACGGCAGCATCGGCCGGGTCCAGCGCGATGCCGACGGCCGCGGGCAGGCCACTCTGTTCGTCGATCTTCCTGAGGGCAGCATCGGCAACGGCATCCGCTTCGACCGCCGCGGGCGCATGTACGTGGCCGACTACGGCCAGCACCGCATACTGCGCATCGCCCTGCGCAGCAAGCGCATCGAGGTCTACGCCACACTGCCGGGCGCCTTCCAGCCCAACGACATCGCGATGGCGCCGGACGGCACCCTGTATGCCAGCGACCCGGACTGGAAGCACGACGGCGGCCAGCTGTGGCGCATCGACCGCGACCGCAGCGCGCACCTGATCGAGACCGGCATGGGCACCACCAACGGCATCGAGGTCAGCCCCGACGGCAAGCGCCTGTACGTCAACGAGAGCGTGCAGCGGCGGATCTGGGTCTACGACCGCGCCGCCGACGGCAGCGTGTCGAACAAGCAGCTGTTCGCCAGCTTCGCCGATGCCGGCCTGGACGGCATGCGCTGCGACGTCGACGGCAACCTGTACGTGGCCCGCTACGACGCCGGCAAGGTGATCGTGCTGGCCCCCGACGGCACGCTGCTGCACGAGGTCGCGACCAAGGGCCGCAAGCCGACCAACCTGGCCTTCGGCGGCGCCGACGGACGCGATATCGACGTGACCCTGCAGGACCGCGGCGCGATCGAAACCTTCCGCAGCGACCGCCCCGGACGCGAGTACGGACGCGAGCACGGACGCTGA
- a CDS encoding UbiH/UbiF family hydroxylase encodes MSRRGVLDVVVVGGGVVGAACALALAGEGLAVALVEGREPPRWSADTPDLRVYAFAPDNAALLQGLGVWPQVLAQRASAYRRMRVWDAGGGGELAFDADALGRDQLGWIVEHNLLVEQLWAALPAAGVQVHCPARVDALEPSAERARLRLDDGSRLDARLAIAADGADSTLRGLAGLDAPAHDYGQRGVVAFVQTEHPHQDTAWQRFLPGGPLAFLPFADGRSSIVWTLPEAEAARVLALDDAAFGVELTQAFGARLGAVRALSPRLGFPLRRQLVEAYQRGRLLVLGDAAHVVHPLAGQGVNLGLRDVAALAALVRQAQAQRVDWAAPQRLARWARGRRSDNTVAAYGFDAINRLFSNDELHLTLLRGPLLGLAGKLPLLMHGFWKRASGV; translated from the coding sequence ATGAGCCGGCGCGGTGTGCTGGACGTGGTGGTGGTCGGCGGCGGCGTGGTCGGCGCGGCCTGTGCGTTGGCCCTGGCCGGCGAAGGCCTGGCCGTGGCGCTGGTCGAGGGCCGCGAGCCGCCGCGCTGGTCGGCCGACACGCCGGACCTTCGCGTGTACGCCTTCGCCCCGGACAACGCGGCCCTGCTGCAGGGCCTCGGCGTCTGGCCGCAGGTGCTGGCGCAGCGCGCCAGCGCCTACCGGCGCATGCGCGTGTGGGATGCCGGTGGCGGTGGCGAACTGGCGTTCGACGCCGACGCCCTGGGCCGCGACCAGCTCGGCTGGATCGTCGAGCACAATCTATTGGTCGAACAGCTGTGGGCGGCGCTGCCGGCTGCCGGCGTGCAGGTGCATTGCCCGGCGCGGGTGGACGCGCTGGAGCCTTCGGCCGAGCGCGCGCGCCTGCGCCTGGACGACGGCAGTCGCCTGGACGCGCGCCTGGCGATCGCCGCCGACGGCGCCGATTCCACGTTGCGCGGGCTGGCCGGACTGGACGCGCCGGCGCACGACTACGGCCAGCGCGGCGTGGTCGCCTTCGTGCAGACCGAACACCCGCACCAGGACACCGCCTGGCAGCGCTTCCTGCCAGGCGGGCCGCTGGCGTTCCTGCCGTTCGCCGATGGCCGCAGCTCGATCGTGTGGACCCTGCCCGAGGCCGAGGCGGCGCGGGTGCTGGCGCTGGACGACGCGGCGTTCGGCGTCGAACTGACCCAGGCCTTCGGCGCCCGGCTGGGGGCGGTGCGCGCGCTGTCGCCGCGGCTGGGCTTCCCGCTGCGCCGGCAACTGGTGGAGGCCTACCAGCGCGGCCGCCTGCTGGTGCTGGGCGATGCCGCGCACGTAGTGCATCCGCTGGCCGGGCAGGGCGTCAACCTCGGCCTGCGCGACGTCGCCGCGCTGGCGGCGCTGGTGCGGCAGGCGCAGGCGCAGCGCGTGGACTGGGCGGCGCCGCAGCGGCTGGCGCGCTGGGCGCGCGGCCGTCGCAGCGACAACACCGTCGCCGCCTACGGCTTCGACGCGATCAACCGCCTGTTCTCCAACGACGAGCTGCACCTGACCCTGCTGCGCGGCCCGCTGCTGGGCCTGGCCGGCAAGCTGCCGCTGTTGATGCACGGTTTCTGGAAGCGCGCTTCCGGCGTGTGA
- a CDS encoding Gfo/Idh/MocA family oxidoreductase yields MLPFSPNRRRLLLAGLSAGAAGLLGSPAWAAAPARRRKPLGVALVGLGDYASNRLAPGLALTRHCRLAGIVTGSPQKIPQWQARYRIPDRNVYSYDDLERMADNPDIDVVYVVTPPHLHAPLSIRAAAAGKHVWCEKPMALHAEQAQAMIEACARNKVRLSIGYRMQHEPNTRRIIALAGERPFGAMRSVRAEAGYAGYGDTDPAQRPWRLRAQYGGGAMYDMGVYPLNAARYTIGAEPLAVSARRSTERPALFDEVDEHTHFTLEFPHEVTATCAASFGRTMNLLRAECANGWYELAPFQAYDGVRGRASDGRLFDARVRHQQALQMDEDALAILQGTPLRVPGEEGLRDIRIVEAIQRSARADGARIVL; encoded by the coding sequence ATGCTGCCGTTCTCGCCGAATCGCCGCCGCCTGCTGCTGGCCGGCCTGTCCGCCGGTGCCGCCGGCCTGTTGGGATCGCCCGCCTGGGCCGCCGCGCCGGCACGTCGCCGCAAGCCGTTGGGCGTTGCCCTGGTCGGGCTGGGCGATTACGCCAGCAACCGCCTGGCCCCGGGTCTCGCCCTGACCAGGCACTGTCGCCTGGCCGGCATCGTCACCGGCTCGCCGCAGAAGATCCCGCAATGGCAGGCGCGCTACCGCATCCCGGATCGCAACGTCTACAGCTACGACGACCTGGAGCGCATGGCCGACAATCCGGACATCGACGTGGTCTACGTGGTCACGCCGCCGCACCTGCACGCACCGCTGAGCATCCGCGCCGCGGCCGCCGGCAAGCACGTGTGGTGCGAGAAGCCGATGGCGCTGCACGCCGAACAGGCGCAGGCGATGATCGAGGCTTGCGCGCGCAACAAGGTGCGGTTGAGCATCGGCTACCGCATGCAGCACGAGCCCAACACCCGGCGCATCATCGCCCTGGCCGGCGAGCGTCCGTTCGGGGCGATGCGCAGCGTGCGCGCGGAGGCGGGCTATGCCGGCTATGGCGACACCGACCCCGCGCAGCGGCCATGGCGGCTGCGCGCGCAGTACGGCGGCGGCGCGATGTACGACATGGGCGTGTATCCGCTCAACGCGGCGCGCTACACGATCGGCGCCGAGCCGCTGGCGGTCAGCGCACGGCGTTCCACGGAGCGGCCGGCGCTGTTCGACGAAGTCGACGAGCACACGCACTTCACCCTGGAGTTCCCGCACGAGGTGACCGCCACCTGCGCGGCCAGCTTCGGCCGCACCATGAACCTGCTGCGTGCCGAGTGCGCGAACGGCTGGTACGAACTGGCGCCGTTCCAGGCCTACGACGGCGTGCGCGGCCGGGCCAGCGATGGCCGCCTGTTCGACGCGCGGGTGCGGCACCAGCAGGCGCTGCAGATGGACGAGGACGCGCTGGCGATCCTGCAGGGTACGCCGCTGCGGGTGCCCGGCGAGGAAGGCCTGCGCGACATCCGTATCGTCGAGGCGATCCAGCGCTCGGCGCGCGCGGACGGGGCGCGGATCGTGCTGTAG
- the lptD gene encoding LPS-assembly protein LptD has product MRRTLRLLPLPFSIALCLPAVAAEKPPNWGLCPTPDVLPKFDDAQQPDPKLAQNRDQQPTNIEGDQLSGTTTIPNYTGNVALKRGDQFMGTDSLRVDTETGNYIAEGHVRYQDSSIRMIADRAEGNQDTDTHKITNIRYQLLARRGNGKADSVDLQGALGQMHRSTYTTCDPSQRVWELHAPEIDVDNDEGFGTARNAILKVYNFPVLYAPWFKFPIDDRRTSGFLFPALGMSSRNGFDYTQPYYFNLAPNYDATLYPRFMARRGLMLGSEFRYLYEGGKGELQAAYLPDDKLRDKDRGRFSYQGYHNINSQWQARASLAWVSDERYTEDFSNRLLGNAVSNIQSTIGVYGTGETWTAGLMADRWQLTDYTLTEDALPYNRQPRAFFNWDQSFGNYFEAGLYSEAVRFVHDDIHQKTTDGTYERTGVVTPRPGGSRLDLKPYISMPLAGAAWFLKPTLAWRYTAYQLDKDLAATLGGDTTPSRSLPIATVDAGLYFDRDTKWGNTNYLQTLEPRLFYLYTPYRDQNDLPIFDTREFTFSWGQLFRDSRYTGADRQNDANQLTMALSSRLLRQDDGKEKLSVSLGQILYFSDSRVSLPDSDTTIEQGKSAWVADANYMVNDRWTLGATYQWDPKYHRKDLASFRARYLMPGDGIVNIGYRYRRDLLEQADVSFLYPINPTWSVVGRHYYSLMDKKPLESILGVQWDSCCLAVRALARRYVRNRTGALDTAFQIEFVLKGLSSLGQDTDRVLRRAILGYNRDDLYLVPPSNTTTDPDAYDPNQIP; this is encoded by the coding sequence GTGCGCCGAACCCTTCGCCTGCTCCCTCTTCCGTTCAGTATCGCCCTCTGCCTGCCGGCCGTGGCGGCTGAAAAGCCGCCGAACTGGGGCCTGTGCCCGACCCCGGACGTGCTGCCCAAGTTCGACGACGCGCAGCAGCCGGACCCCAAGCTCGCGCAGAACCGCGACCAGCAGCCGACCAATATCGAAGGCGACCAGCTGTCGGGCACCACCACCATCCCGAACTACACCGGCAACGTCGCGCTCAAGCGCGGCGACCAGTTCATGGGCACCGACAGCCTGCGGGTGGACACCGAGACCGGCAACTACATCGCCGAAGGGCATGTGCGCTACCAGGATTCGTCGATCCGCATGATCGCCGACCGCGCCGAAGGCAATCAGGACACCGACACCCACAAGATCACCAACATCCGCTACCAGCTGCTGGCCCGCCGCGGCAACGGCAAGGCGGATTCGGTCGACCTGCAGGGCGCGCTGGGGCAGATGCACCGCTCCACCTACACCACCTGCGACCCCTCGCAGCGGGTGTGGGAACTGCACGCGCCGGAAATCGACGTCGACAACGACGAGGGCTTCGGCACCGCGCGCAACGCGATCCTGAAGGTTTACAACTTTCCGGTGCTGTATGCGCCCTGGTTCAAGTTCCCGATCGACGATCGTCGTACCAGCGGCTTCCTGTTCCCGGCGCTCGGCATGTCCAGCCGCAACGGCTTCGACTACACCCAGCCGTACTACTTCAATCTGGCGCCCAACTACGATGCCACCCTGTATCCGCGCTTCATGGCCCGCCGCGGCCTGATGCTGGGCAGCGAATTCCGCTATCTCTACGAGGGCGGCAAGGGCGAGCTGCAGGCCGCCTACCTGCCCGACGACAAGCTGCGCGACAAGGATCGCGGCCGCTTCAGCTACCAGGGCTACCACAACATCAATTCGCAGTGGCAGGCACGCGCCTCGCTGGCCTGGGTCAGCGACGAGCGCTACACCGAGGATTTCTCCAACCGCCTGCTCGGCAATGCGGTGTCCAACATCCAGAGCACGATCGGCGTCTATGGCACCGGCGAGACCTGGACCGCAGGCCTGATGGCCGACCGCTGGCAACTGACCGACTACACCCTGACCGAGGACGCGCTGCCGTACAACCGCCAGCCGCGCGCCTTCTTCAACTGGGACCAGTCGTTCGGCAACTACTTCGAAGCCGGCCTGTACAGCGAAGCCGTGCGCTTCGTGCACGACGACATTCACCAGAAAACCACCGACGGCACCTACGAGCGCACCGGCGTGGTCACCCCGCGCCCCGGCGGCAGCCGCCTGGACCTCAAGCCCTACATCTCGATGCCGCTGGCCGGCGCCGCCTGGTTCCTCAAGCCGACCCTGGCCTGGCGCTACACCGCGTATCAGCTGGACAAGGACCTGGCGGCCACGCTCGGCGGCGACACCACGCCCTCGCGCAGCCTGCCGATCGCCACGGTCGATGCGGGCCTGTACTTCGACCGCGATACCAAATGGGGTAACACCAACTATCTGCAGACCCTGGAACCGCGGCTGTTCTACCTGTACACGCCGTACCGCGACCAGAACGACCTGCCGATCTTCGATACGCGCGAGTTCACCTTCAGCTGGGGCCAGTTGTTCCGCGATTCGCGCTACACCGGCGCCGATCGCCAGAACGACGCCAACCAGCTGACCATGGCGCTGAGTTCGCGCCTGCTGCGCCAGGACGACGGCAAGGAGAAGCTCTCCGTCAGCCTCGGCCAGATCCTGTATTTCAGCGATTCGCGGGTCAGCCTGCCGGACAGCGACACCACCATCGAGCAGGGCAAGTCGGCCTGGGTGGCCGATGCCAACTATATGGTCAACGACCGCTGGACCCTGGGCGCCACCTATCAGTGGGATCCCAAGTACCACCGCAAGGACCTGGCCAGCTTCCGCGCGCGCTATCTGATGCCCGGCGACGGCATCGTCAACATCGGCTACCGCTATCGCCGCGATCTGCTGGAACAGGCCGACGTCTCGTTCCTGTACCCGATCAACCCGACCTGGAGCGTGGTCGGCCGGCACTATTACTCGCTGATGGACAAGAAGCCGCTGGAGAGCATCCTCGGCGTGCAGTGGGACAGCTGCTGCCTGGCGGTACGGGCGCTGGCGCGGCGCTACGTGCGCAACCGCACCGGCGCACTGGATACCGCGTTCCAGATCGAGTTCGTGCTCAAGGGCCTGTCCTCCCTGGGCCAGGACACGGACCGCGTTCTGCGCCGTGCTATTCTCGGCTACAACCGCGACGACCTGTACTTGGTCCCGCCCAGCAACACCACGACCGATCCGGACGCTTACGATCCGAACCAGATTCCATGA
- the comJ gene encoding competence protein ComJ, whose amino-acid sequence MQDATQTVDLLISHSQLQLRARAFDEAACRWGPRNLEQGAILHRDYVVFDPLPEDAFGAQVHVVLATTFAPDPRAQRRMQVPFRVNPNARVQVASAAEVFDVTLPLQPGDYALYYEVCEGDEVYYRLTLVPAGQPVAARYLLDDPWGGTQDAPLQDGTL is encoded by the coding sequence ATGCAAGACGCGACACAGACCGTGGATCTGTTGATTTCCCACAGCCAGCTGCAACTGCGCGCCCGCGCCTTCGACGAGGCGGCCTGCCGCTGGGGGCCGCGCAACCTGGAGCAGGGGGCAATCCTGCACCGCGATTACGTGGTGTTCGATCCGCTGCCCGAGGACGCGTTCGGCGCGCAGGTGCACGTGGTGCTGGCCACGACGTTCGCGCCCGACCCGCGCGCGCAGCGACGCATGCAGGTGCCATTCCGGGTGAATCCAAACGCGCGGGTGCAGGTGGCGTCTGCCGCCGAGGTCTTCGATGTGACCTTGCCGCTGCAGCCCGGCGACTACGCGCTGTATTACGAGGTCTGCGAAGGCGACGAGGTGTATTACCGGCTCACCCTGGTACCGGCGGGGCAGCCGGTGGCGGCGCGCTATCTGCTGGACGATCCCTGGGGCGGAACGCAGGATGCGCCGCTGCAGGACGGGACGCTTTAG
- a CDS encoding EF-hand domain-containing protein encodes MPCRSLVLLCCLCACAAPVAAQNLTATSSATTEPLRDAPVNVRAQPLSNGVVTHQVQLPATPGEAQVTVRSIQPDRVAGSYRIDFEALDTDHDGYISRSEAQANPSLADEFDALDTAHSGRLSRAQLAGWLSP; translated from the coding sequence ATGCCCTGCCGTTCCCTCGTCCTGCTCTGCTGCCTGTGCGCCTGCGCCGCACCGGTCGCGGCGCAGAACCTCACCGCCACCTCCAGCGCCACCACCGAGCCGCTGCGCGATGCGCCGGTCAACGTGCGCGCGCAGCCGCTCAGCAACGGCGTGGTCACCCACCAGGTGCAGCTGCCGGCGACGCCCGGCGAAGCCCAGGTGACTGTGCGCAGCATCCAGCCGGACCGCGTCGCCGGCAGCTACCGCATCGACTTCGAGGCGCTGGACACCGACCACGACGGCTACATCAGCCGCAGCGAAGCGCAGGCCAACCCGTCGCTGGCCGACGAGTTCGATGCCTTGGACACCGCCCACAGCGGCCGCCTCAGCCGCGCGCAACTGGCTGGCTGGCTGTCACCGTAA